In Rhodohalobacter barkolensis, the following proteins share a genomic window:
- the gyrA gene encoding DNA gyrase subunit A — translation MATEKIIPISIEDEMQSSYIDYSMSVIVSRALPDVRDGLKPVHRRILYGMSDLGMLHNRNFKKSARIVGEVLGKYHPHGDSAVYDSIVRMVQEFSLRYPLVNGQGNFGSIDGDSAAAMRYTEVRMQRIAEELLADINKETVDYQTNFDDTLTEPTVLPAMLPNLLLNGASGIAVGMATNMAPHNITEVIDGTVAVIDNPDIETEELMKHITAPDFPTGGIIYGYEGVKEAYSTGRGKITMRARANVEELRNSREQIVVTEIPYQVNKATLIQKVAQLVGDEKITEISEIRDESDREGMRIVIILKRSANAGVVLNQLYKYTQMQQTFGVINLALVKGRPKVMSLKELITRFIEHRVEVIIRRTIYDLDQAEARAHILEGLKIALDNLDEVIKTIRASKNPQEANEELRRKFALTDIQAKAILDMRLQKLTGLERDKIDTEYRDIASQISDYREILSNRDEQNEIIKKELLELKGRYGDERRTQIVYSADDFNIEDMIADEDVVVTISNKGFIKRMPVSGYRRQRRGGKGMKGTTTKDDEYVEHLFVATNHNYILFFTEKGNCYWLKVYEIPEGSRLARGRAIVNLIDIEKDDSIKTFVPVKTLDDEEYIKSHSIIMSTKQGQVKKTSLEAYSRPRRDGIIAINIKDDDSLLEAALTDGESNIILANKSGRAIRFHEEEAREMGRNTSGVRGMNLNKGDELVDMVVIKNTHEATVLAISENGYGKRSLVDDYREQSRGGKGVITLKVTPKTGDLIALKEVSDKDDLMVITERGKIIRMQCKGIRTMGRNTQGVRIMRLDEDGKIAAVTRVVNEEETSEEDAPSVE, via the coding sequence ATGGCTACAGAAAAAATTATACCTATTTCAATTGAAGATGAAATGCAATCATCCTACATCGATTATTCGATGTCCGTGATTGTATCTCGTGCATTACCTGACGTTAGGGACGGATTAAAACCTGTTCACCGGCGGATCCTTTACGGTATGAGTGATCTTGGTATGCTGCATAATCGAAATTTTAAAAAGAGTGCACGTATAGTAGGTGAAGTTCTTGGTAAGTATCATCCACACGGTGATTCCGCAGTTTATGATTCTATTGTGCGAATGGTACAGGAGTTTTCTCTTCGGTATCCGCTCGTTAACGGACAGGGCAATTTTGGTTCAATTGATGGTGATTCTGCCGCAGCGATGCGTTACACTGAGGTTCGAATGCAGCGGATTGCTGAAGAACTTCTGGCAGACATCAACAAAGAGACCGTGGATTATCAAACCAATTTTGATGATACACTCACCGAACCTACTGTACTGCCGGCAATGTTGCCCAACCTTCTGTTAAATGGTGCATCCGGTATCGCAGTTGGTATGGCCACCAACATGGCTCCTCATAATATAACTGAAGTTATTGATGGAACAGTTGCTGTAATTGATAATCCCGATATTGAAACAGAAGAGCTGATGAAGCATATCACAGCTCCTGACTTTCCAACCGGCGGTATTATCTATGGCTATGAAGGTGTCAAGGAAGCCTATTCTACCGGTCGCGGAAAAATAACAATGCGTGCCCGTGCAAATGTAGAAGAGCTCAGGAATTCCAGGGAACAGATCGTAGTAACTGAAATTCCTTATCAGGTTAATAAAGCAACTCTGATTCAAAAAGTTGCCCAGCTTGTTGGTGATGAAAAGATTACAGAAATCTCTGAAATCCGTGATGAATCTGATCGCGAAGGAATGAGAATCGTAATTATTCTTAAGCGTAGTGCTAATGCAGGAGTTGTACTTAACCAGCTTTACAAGTACACGCAGATGCAGCAAACTTTTGGTGTGATTAATCTTGCACTTGTTAAAGGGCGGCCTAAGGTTATGTCGCTCAAAGAGTTAATAACTAGGTTCATTGAGCATCGTGTTGAAGTAATTATACGACGTACGATTTATGATTTAGATCAGGCCGAAGCTCGCGCGCACATTCTGGAAGGTCTTAAAATTGCTCTCGATAATCTTGATGAAGTAATTAAGACAATTCGAGCATCTAAGAATCCCCAGGAAGCTAATGAGGAGTTACGCCGCAAGTTTGCACTGACCGACATTCAGGCAAAAGCTATTCTGGATATGCGCCTTCAGAAACTAACCGGACTTGAAAGAGACAAAATCGATACTGAGTATCGGGATATTGCATCTCAGATATCCGATTACAGAGAAATTCTTTCTAATCGTGATGAACAAAATGAAATCATCAAAAAAGAGCTGCTCGAATTGAAAGGTCGTTACGGAGATGAAAGACGAACCCAGATTGTATACTCTGCCGATGATTTCAATATTGAGGATATGATTGCCGATGAGGATGTGGTTGTTACCATTTCCAATAAGGGTTTCATTAAACGTATGCCGGTTAGCGGTTATCGCCGACAACGACGCGGTGGAAAGGGAATGAAGGGCACAACTACCAAGGATGATGAATATGTAGAACATCTGTTTGTTGCCACAAACCATAACTATATCCTGTTCTTCACAGAAAAGGGTAACTGTTACTGGTTGAAGGTTTACGAAATTCCTGAAGGATCCAGACTTGCCCGGGGACGTGCAATTGTGAACCTGATTGATATTGAAAAAGATGACAGCATAAAAACGTTTGTTCCTGTTAAGACATTGGATGATGAGGAGTACATCAAATCTCACTCTATTATAATGTCAACAAAACAGGGTCAGGTTAAGAAAACCTCTTTAGAAGCTTATAGCCGACCACGCCGAGACGGAATTATCGCTATCAACATTAAAGATGATGACAGCCTGCTCGAAGCAGCTCTGACTGATGGGGAAAGTAATATTATTCTGGCCAACAAGTCAGGACGCGCGATTCGTTTCCACGAGGAAGAAGCACGCGAGATGGGTCGAAACACTTCCGGTGTTCGTGGAATGAACCTCAACAAAGGTGATGAACTGGTTGATATGGTTGTTATCAAAAATACACATGAAGCAACTGTCCTGGCCATCTCAGAAAATGGTTACGGAAAACGTTCTCTTGTTGATGATTACAGGGAGCAAAGCCGTGGCGGAAAAGGTGTCATTACATTGAAGGTGACTCCGAAAACCGGGGATCTTATTGCACTCAAAGAAGTGTCAGACAAAGATGACCTGATGGTGATTACCGAGCGTGGAAAAATTATTCGAATGCAGTGTAAAGGAATCCGAACCATGGGCCGAAATACTCAGGGCGTGCGAATTATGCGACTTGATGAAGACGGCAAAATTGCTGCTGTAACACGCGTAGTCAATGAGGAGGAAACTTCAGAGGAAGACGCACCTTCAGTCGAATAA